From Drosophila nasuta strain 15112-1781.00 chromosome X, ASM2355853v1, whole genome shotgun sequence, one genomic window encodes:
- the LOC132795520 gene encoding RNA-binding protein 25 isoform X2, whose protein sequence is MSYPPRAPMPPYMNASIPSIPPPHLMPPMGNPPPRSYRNSATISSQPTVYHRPPEPQPQFRGPIITVFVGNISERVPESLLKRILATCGVVINWKRVSTFGFCEFDGPIAAMRAVRLLSELEIDGKTLLAKVDAKNKVLIEDYKEKECKNGEGGGGGGGGGHGNTLDEKTEDEYATSQMHELLEEHKHEFDGFDGSNRGDLYGASGGNSRNKKARRGEDDLKIKSLNDNALEEEKRNLISSEIGKFRMRAEADEHRKELEKEKEKEKQLASKEKEKERERDRERKKQRDSERKTSSSSASGAPSGSASKNAANTSNSSEVDEVLEISDKEPGSSSSNKEQSASTTSRSRKESAVVTIDASPPRHKEHNNKDRSSSNATASAAAGGSSSSNNNKGSSGDNTSTTKANDSGRRRRSKSRTKDRERDREREREMRELREREMRELRDKEREREREREREREREREREQRDRERDRERERERMEMRDRDRDRERERERERDEKANKPVRDARREKEMEEELRERKKAEKKAREKESAYQERLSNWEIREMRKAKENDKHRLKELMRQEEREKDAKRLKEFVEDYDDERDDALYYRGRELQQRLAERVREADADSKDREKEADELSELKNKIFSGDYENPSQEFEKARREIEKLYEPKILINVNQEAAQRRSEQDAQLDALQQERRKGSSDALYDSVVEMTGVHSKVPPSEDSISTIDDHASMADTASNASYSHLKNSSSNNNISNNNNQSGGDSVSRQNSESRDSLSNIHTPTMNNALDNLDHGGGGGDRGTSAAAAASASATPPISMPLISLTLGNNLKKKKIEATGVFVNDDDNDENINPKKRKLVPLDYDDNIGNSSTTATASATQTAAERQSSAVSAATAAAAAVSQKIANASGGASVGSTSSGSGGNGGGSSGKGSSSGGGGKHGGNAGSNSNSNNSGSKQHGYPHKRRSYLIISLTATRLTAV, encoded by the exons ATCCTCCGCCACGCAGTTACCGCAACTCGGCAACGATCAGTTCACAGCCCACAGTGTATCATCGACCACCAGAGCCGCAGCCACAATTCCGTGGTCCCATCATCACCGTCTTTGTGGGCAACATTAGCGAACGCGTTCCCGAATCGCTGCTCAAACGCATTCTGGCCACCTGCGGTGTGGTGATCAACTGGAAGCGTGTCTCCACCTTTGGATTCTGTGAATTCGA TGGTCCAATTGCTGCGATGCGCGCTGTGCGTCTGCTCAGCGAGCTGGAGATTGATGGCAAAACGCTGCTGGCCAAGGTGGATGCCAAGAACAAAGTCTTGATTGAGGACTACAAGGAGAAGGAGTGCAAGAATGGCGAAGGAggtggcggaggaggaggcggtggTCATGGGAATACTTTGGATGAAAAGACTGAAGACGAGTATGCGACAAGTCAAATGCACGAATTGCTCGAGGAGCATAAGCATGAGTTCGATGGCTTCGATGGCAGCAATCGTGGTGATTTATATGGTGCCAGCGGTGGCAATAGCCGCAATAAGAAAGCGCGACGTGGCGAGGATGATTTGAAGATCAAATCGTTAAATGACAATGCCCTGGAGGAGGAGAAACGTAATTTGATTAGCAGCGAAATTGGTAAATTTCGCATGCGTGCCGAGGCCGATGAGCATCGCAAGGAGCTcgagaaggagaaggaaaaGGAGAAGCAGCTGGCCAGCAAGGAGAAGGAAAAGGAGCGTGAGCGTGATCGCGAGCGTAAGAAGCAACGCGACAGCGAACGCAAAACCAGCAGCAGTAGTGCCAGCGGAGCACCATCAGGAAGTGCAAGCAAAAATGCAGCCAATACCTCGAACAGCAGCGAAGTCGACGAGGTGCTGGAGATTAGCGACAAGGAGCccggaagcagcagcagcaataaggAGCAATCGGCGAGCACAACAAGTCGCAGCCGCAAAGAGTCCGCGGTGGTCACCATCGATGCGTCGCCGCCACGCCACAAGgagcacaacaacaaggatcgcagcagcagcaatgccaCCGCCTCAGCCGCTgccggcggcagcagcagcagcaataacaacaaaggcaGCAGCGGAGACAATACCAGCACAACAAAGGCCAACGACAGTGGGCGACGTCGACGCTCCAAATCACGGACCAAGGATCGTGAGCGTGATCGCGAGCGAGAGCGTGAGATGCGCGAGTTGCGTGAACGCGAAATGCGAGAGCTGCGCGACAAGGAGCGCGAAAGGGAACGCGAACGGGAGCGTGAGCGTGAAAGGGAACGTGAACGCGAGCAACGGGATCGTGAACGGGATCGCGAACGTGAGCGTGAACGCATGGAGATGCGGGATCGCGATCGAGATCGTGAACGGGAGCGGGAGCGAGAACGTGACGAGAAGGCCAACAAACCGGTGCGTGATGCGCGTCGCGAAAAGGAAATGGAGGAGGAGCTGAGGGAGCGCAAGAAGGCCGAGAAGAAGGCGCGGGAGAAAGAGTCCGCCTACCAGGAGCGTCTTAGCAACTGGGAGATACGAGAGATGCGCAAGGCCAAGGAGAACGACAAG CATCGTCTGAAGGAGCTGATGCGTCAGGAGGAACGTGAGAAGGACGCGAAGCGTCTTAAGGAGTTCGTCGAGGATTACGATGACGAACGTGACGATGCGCTTTATTATCGCGGCCGCGAGCTGCAACAGCGTCTGGCGGAGCGTGTGCGTGAAGCCGACGCCGATTCCAAGGATCGCGAGAAGGAAGCAGACGAACTGTCGGAGCTGAAGAACAAAATCTTTAGCGGCGACTACGAGAATCCCTCGCAGGAGTTTGAGAAAGCGCGTCGCGAAATCGAGAAGCTCTACGAACCCAAGATACTGATCAATGTGAATCAGGAGGCGGCGCAGCGACGCAGCGAACAGGATGCACAGTTGGATGCGTTGCAACAGGAGAGACGCAAGGGCAGCAGCGATGCGTTATATGACAGTGTTGTGGAGATGACGGGAGTGCACAGCAAGGTGCCGCCCTCGGAGGATTCCATATCGACCATTGATGATCATGCCTCGATGGCGGACACGGCATCCAATGCCAGTTACTCGCATCTcaaaaatagcagcagcaacaacaacattagcaacaacaacaatcagtcGGGCGGCGATAGTGTGAGTCGACAGAACAGCGAATCACGCGATTCCTTGTCCAACATTCACACGCCCACCATGAACAATGCTCTCGATAATCTGGATCATGGTGGCGGGGGAGGAGATAGAGGAAccagtgctgctgctgctgcctctgcttctGCAACGCCGCCGATAAGCATGCCCCTCATCTCGCTCACGTTGGGCAACAATCTCAAGAAAAAGAAGATCGAGGCAACGGGAGTGTTTGTCAATGACGATGACAACGATGAGAACATTAATCCCAAGAAGCGCAAACTGGTGCCATTAG aCTATGATGACAACATTGGGAACAGCTCAACAACAGCGACGGCTAGTGCAACGCAGACGGCCGCGGAGCGTCAAAGTTCTGCTGTATCAGCGGCGACtgcggctgccgctgccgttAGCCAAAAGATAGCCAATGCCAGCGGTGGGGCGAGTGTTGGCTCCACATCATCGGGCAGCGGTGGTAATGGCGGAGGCAGCAGTGGCAAGGGGAGCAGTAGTGGTGGCGGCGGCAAACACGGTGGCAACGCTGGTAGCAatagtaacagcaacaacagcggcagcaaacaGCACG GATACCCACACAAAAGGAGGAGCTATTTAATTATAAGCTTGACCGCAACGAGATTGACAGCGGTCTAA
- the LOC132795520 gene encoding RNA-binding protein 25 isoform X1, whose protein sequence is MSYPPRAPMPPYMNASIPSIPPPHLMPPMGNPPPRSYRNSATISSQPTVYHRPPEPQPQFRGPIITVFVGNISERVPESLLKRILATCGVVINWKRVSTFGFCEFDGPIAAMRAVRLLSELEIDGKTLLAKVDAKNKVLIEDYKEKECKNGEGGGGGGGGGHGNTLDEKTEDEYATSQMHELLEEHKHEFDGFDGSNRGDLYGASGGNSRNKKARRGEDDLKIKSLNDNALEEEKRNLISSEIGKFRMRAEADEHRKELEKEKEKEKQLASKEKEKERERDRERKKQRDSERKTSSSSASGAPSGSASKNAANTSNSSEVDEVLEISDKEPGSSSSNKEQSASTTSRSRKESAVVTIDASPPRHKEHNNKDRSSSNATASAAAGGSSSSNNNKGSSGDNTSTTKANDSGRRRRSKSRTKDRERDREREREMRELREREMRELRDKEREREREREREREREREREQRDRERDRERERERMEMRDRDRDRERERERERDEKANKPVRDARREKEMEEELRERKKAEKKAREKESAYQERLSNWEIREMRKAKENDKHRLKELMRQEEREKDAKRLKEFVEDYDDERDDALYYRGRELQQRLAERVREADADSKDREKEADELSELKNKIFSGDYENPSQEFEKARREIEKLYEPKILINVNQEAAQRRSEQDAQLDALQQERRKGSSDALYDSVVEMTGVHSKVPPSEDSISTIDDHASMADTASNASYSHLKNSSSNNNISNNNNQSGGDSVSRQNSESRDSLSNIHTPTMNNALDNLDHGGGGGDRGTSAAAAASASATPPISMPLISLTLGNNLKKKKIEATGVFVNDDDNDENINPKKRKLVPLDYDDNIGNSSTTATASATQTAAERQSSAVSAATAAAAAVSQKIANASGGASVGSTSSGSGGNGGGSSGKGSSSGGGGKHGGNAGSNSNSNNSGSKQHGKNDAAASAGSADAAATNTKKDENGAKVHDEKRRHIKSIIDRIPTQKEELFNYKLDRNEIDSGLMERKIRPWINKKIIEYIGEPEPTLVDFICSKVLAGSPPQSILDDVQMVLDEEAEVFVVKMWRLLIYELDAKKSGIAGK, encoded by the exons ATCCTCCGCCACGCAGTTACCGCAACTCGGCAACGATCAGTTCACAGCCCACAGTGTATCATCGACCACCAGAGCCGCAGCCACAATTCCGTGGTCCCATCATCACCGTCTTTGTGGGCAACATTAGCGAACGCGTTCCCGAATCGCTGCTCAAACGCATTCTGGCCACCTGCGGTGTGGTGATCAACTGGAAGCGTGTCTCCACCTTTGGATTCTGTGAATTCGA TGGTCCAATTGCTGCGATGCGCGCTGTGCGTCTGCTCAGCGAGCTGGAGATTGATGGCAAAACGCTGCTGGCCAAGGTGGATGCCAAGAACAAAGTCTTGATTGAGGACTACAAGGAGAAGGAGTGCAAGAATGGCGAAGGAggtggcggaggaggaggcggtggTCATGGGAATACTTTGGATGAAAAGACTGAAGACGAGTATGCGACAAGTCAAATGCACGAATTGCTCGAGGAGCATAAGCATGAGTTCGATGGCTTCGATGGCAGCAATCGTGGTGATTTATATGGTGCCAGCGGTGGCAATAGCCGCAATAAGAAAGCGCGACGTGGCGAGGATGATTTGAAGATCAAATCGTTAAATGACAATGCCCTGGAGGAGGAGAAACGTAATTTGATTAGCAGCGAAATTGGTAAATTTCGCATGCGTGCCGAGGCCGATGAGCATCGCAAGGAGCTcgagaaggagaaggaaaaGGAGAAGCAGCTGGCCAGCAAGGAGAAGGAAAAGGAGCGTGAGCGTGATCGCGAGCGTAAGAAGCAACGCGACAGCGAACGCAAAACCAGCAGCAGTAGTGCCAGCGGAGCACCATCAGGAAGTGCAAGCAAAAATGCAGCCAATACCTCGAACAGCAGCGAAGTCGACGAGGTGCTGGAGATTAGCGACAAGGAGCccggaagcagcagcagcaataaggAGCAATCGGCGAGCACAACAAGTCGCAGCCGCAAAGAGTCCGCGGTGGTCACCATCGATGCGTCGCCGCCACGCCACAAGgagcacaacaacaaggatcgcagcagcagcaatgccaCCGCCTCAGCCGCTgccggcggcagcagcagcagcaataacaacaaaggcaGCAGCGGAGACAATACCAGCACAACAAAGGCCAACGACAGTGGGCGACGTCGACGCTCCAAATCACGGACCAAGGATCGTGAGCGTGATCGCGAGCGAGAGCGTGAGATGCGCGAGTTGCGTGAACGCGAAATGCGAGAGCTGCGCGACAAGGAGCGCGAAAGGGAACGCGAACGGGAGCGTGAGCGTGAAAGGGAACGTGAACGCGAGCAACGGGATCGTGAACGGGATCGCGAACGTGAGCGTGAACGCATGGAGATGCGGGATCGCGATCGAGATCGTGAACGGGAGCGGGAGCGAGAACGTGACGAGAAGGCCAACAAACCGGTGCGTGATGCGCGTCGCGAAAAGGAAATGGAGGAGGAGCTGAGGGAGCGCAAGAAGGCCGAGAAGAAGGCGCGGGAGAAAGAGTCCGCCTACCAGGAGCGTCTTAGCAACTGGGAGATACGAGAGATGCGCAAGGCCAAGGAGAACGACAAG CATCGTCTGAAGGAGCTGATGCGTCAGGAGGAACGTGAGAAGGACGCGAAGCGTCTTAAGGAGTTCGTCGAGGATTACGATGACGAACGTGACGATGCGCTTTATTATCGCGGCCGCGAGCTGCAACAGCGTCTGGCGGAGCGTGTGCGTGAAGCCGACGCCGATTCCAAGGATCGCGAGAAGGAAGCAGACGAACTGTCGGAGCTGAAGAACAAAATCTTTAGCGGCGACTACGAGAATCCCTCGCAGGAGTTTGAGAAAGCGCGTCGCGAAATCGAGAAGCTCTACGAACCCAAGATACTGATCAATGTGAATCAGGAGGCGGCGCAGCGACGCAGCGAACAGGATGCACAGTTGGATGCGTTGCAACAGGAGAGACGCAAGGGCAGCAGCGATGCGTTATATGACAGTGTTGTGGAGATGACGGGAGTGCACAGCAAGGTGCCGCCCTCGGAGGATTCCATATCGACCATTGATGATCATGCCTCGATGGCGGACACGGCATCCAATGCCAGTTACTCGCATCTcaaaaatagcagcagcaacaacaacattagcaacaacaacaatcagtcGGGCGGCGATAGTGTGAGTCGACAGAACAGCGAATCACGCGATTCCTTGTCCAACATTCACACGCCCACCATGAACAATGCTCTCGATAATCTGGATCATGGTGGCGGGGGAGGAGATAGAGGAAccagtgctgctgctgctgcctctgcttctGCAACGCCGCCGATAAGCATGCCCCTCATCTCGCTCACGTTGGGCAACAATCTCAAGAAAAAGAAGATCGAGGCAACGGGAGTGTTTGTCAATGACGATGACAACGATGAGAACATTAATCCCAAGAAGCGCAAACTGGTGCCATTAG aCTATGATGACAACATTGGGAACAGCTCAACAACAGCGACGGCTAGTGCAACGCAGACGGCCGCGGAGCGTCAAAGTTCTGCTGTATCAGCGGCGACtgcggctgccgctgccgttAGCCAAAAGATAGCCAATGCCAGCGGTGGGGCGAGTGTTGGCTCCACATCATCGGGCAGCGGTGGTAATGGCGGAGGCAGCAGTGGCAAGGGGAGCAGTAGTGGTGGCGGCGGCAAACACGGTGGCAACGCTGGTAGCAatagtaacagcaacaacagcggcagcaaacaGCACGGTAAGAATGATGCAGCTGCATCTGCGGGCAGCGCAGATGCTGCGGCGACAAACACCAAAAAGGATGAGAATGGTGCAAAGGTGCATGATGAAAAACGCCGCCATATAAAAAGCATTATTGACAGGATACCCACACAAAAGGAGGAGCTATTTAATTATAAGCTTGACCGCAACGAGATTGACAGCGGTCTAATGGAACGCAAAATACGTCCATGGATCAATAAGAAAATCATCGAATATATCGGTGAGCCCGAGCCAACATTGGTCGACTTTATCTGCTCCAAAGTCTTGGCCGGCAGTCCACCCCAAAGCATACTCGACGATGTCCAAATG GTGCTGGATGAGGAGGCTGAGGTGTTTGTGGTGAAAATGTGGCGCCTGCTGATTTACGAACTGGATGCCAAGAAGAGTGGCATCGCCGGCAAGTAG
- the LOC132795573 gene encoding ras-related protein Rab-18, whose product MADRAIKLLIIGESGVGKSSLVRRFVENKFDENHDVTIGMDFKSAVMNVDGIDYKVALWDTAGAERFRSLTPSFYRKALGAILVYDITDRDSLVKLEAWLAEVDSFSDNPNIAIIVVGNKIDKDRVVDREEGRKFARKHRALFIETSAKCDQFVSDAFRDIVEKIVSSEYFGSGTGASNGMTIDNTQDVDAAGSTCYC is encoded by the exons ATGGCTGACAGAGCTATCAAACTGCTAATAATCGGCGAAAGTGGCGTTGGTAAATCCAG CCTGGTACGTCGCTTTGTGGAAAACAAATTCGATGAGAACCATGACGTCACAATTGGCATGGACTTTAAATCGGCGGTGATGAATGTAGATGGCATTGATTACAAAGTCGCACTTTGGGACACAGCTGGCGCTGAAAGATTTCGCAGTCTAACGCCCAGTTTCTATCGGAAAGCTCTGGGCGCAATTCTCGTTTACGATATCACAGATCGCGATTCGCTTGTGAAATTGGAGGCATGGCTTGCGGAGGTGGATAGCTTCAGTGATAATCCCAACATTGCCATAATTGTGGTGGGCAATAAGATTGACAAGGATCGTGTTGTGGATCGCGAAGAAGGACGCAAATTTGCACGCAAGCATCGAGCGCTATTCATTGAGACATCAGCGAAATGTGATCAGTTTGTGAGCGATGCATTCAGAGATATTGTGGAAAAG ATTGTGTCATCAGAATATTTTGGCTCCGGCACCGGTGCATCGAATGGCATGACTATTGATAACACACAGGATGTTGATGCTGCCGGATCGACGTGTTACTGTTGA
- the LOC132795579 gene encoding large ribosomal subunit protein uL29 — MVKVKCSELRTKDKRELTKQLDELKNELLNLRVAKVTGGAPSKLSKIRVVRKAIARVFIVMHQKQKENLRKVFKNKKYKPLDLRKKKTRAMRKALSPRDANRKTLKEIRKRSIFPQRKFAVKA, encoded by the exons ATG GTGAAGGTTAAGTGCTCCGAATTGAGAACCAAGGACAAGCGCGAGCTCACCAAGCAATTGGATGAGCTCAAGAATGAGCTGCTTAACTTGCGTGTGGCTAAAGTCACCGGTGGAGCACCATCCAAGCTCTCCAAGAT CCGCGTTGTGCGCAAAGCTATCGCTCGCGTCTTCATTGTGATGCACCAGAAGCAGAAGGAGAATCTGCGCAAGGTGTTCAAGAACAAGAAGTACAAGCCTTTGGATCTGCGCAAAAAGAAGACCCGCGCCATGCGCAAGGCTCTGTCGCCCCGCGACGCCAACCGCAAGACGCTGAAGGAAATCCGCAAGCGTTCCATCTTCCCACAACGCAAATTCGCCGTCAAGGCATAA
- the LOC132795571 gene encoding microtubule-associated protein RP/EB family member 1-like yields MAVNVHSTNVSSENFSRHEMLNWVNKQLKSEFRKIEELCTGAAYCQMMDMMFPNSVAIKRVKFRCNQEHEFVHNFKILQASFQKKIVKKEIPVERLIKSRFQDNFEFLQWFRKFFNANYNGRAYNALAARDGVPMGFGPSTIKQSIVLPTSIYGSGGRSRTFDVDQSISRISSQLNDSRVTDTEVQDMKAYLAKIEEERSIYNAKFRDVRMICEEHLNDGDNPLLQKILDILDE; encoded by the exons ATGGCTGTTAATGTGCACTCGACCAATGTTTCATCGGAGAATTTTTCGCGCCATGAGATGCTAAACTGGGTGAATAAGCAATTGAAGTCCGAGTTTCGCAAGATCGAGGAGCTTTGCACTG GGGCCGCTTATTGTCAGATGATGGATATGATGTTTCCCAATTCGGTGGCCATCAAACGCGTTAAGTTTCGTTGCAATCAGGAGCATGAATTTGTGCATAACTTTAAGATTTTGCAAGCGAGCTTCCAAAAGAAGATTGTCAAAAAGGAGATACCAGTCGAGCGTCTCATCAAGAGTCGCTTCCAGGACAATTTTGAGTTCTTGCAATGGTTCCGCAAGTTCTTCAATGCCAACTACAATGGCAGGGCGTACAATGCACTCGCCGCTCGCGATGGCGTTCCCATGGGATTCGGCCCGAGTACCATCAAGCAGTCGATAGTGCTGCCAACTTCGATTTATGGCAGCGGCGGTCGCTCGCGTACTTTTGATGTGGACCAATCGATAAGTCGCATCAGCAGCCAATTGAACGATTCGCGTGTAACGGATACAGAAGTGCAGGACATGAAGGCGTATTTGGCAAAGATTGAAGAGGAGCGCAGCATCTACAATGCCAAGTTTCGTGACGTGCGAATGATTTGCGAGGAGCATTTGAATGACGGCGATAATCCGTTGCTTCAAAAAATCCTTGACATACTCGATGAATAA
- the LOC132795700 gene encoding uncharacterized WD repeat-containing protein alr2800-like, producing the protein MEINENLSDTTYNQKCWCCAWGLLKPEHNKSAVEKGERSPSTGRQKAKEFIITGGVEPQVRIVHLSPTEDHVFPYEYTLPLPGMGVHCVAVSPDSSCIAAIAVDGNLMLMDINTGIRLPSVSHRLVSNFWSTAFGAESNEAVYAGSGNGRIFKYDTAKGKLLHSYDTERCENILGLAISGDERLLGATDYAGRFSLIDGATGQILRRRNFKHPLRKLVFQPNMKRALAACDDKTVKLIDLPSGMMFHDLKGHDSSVMSVDTSPDGRLIASGACDGTIKLWDTRNTKNTLSFLSGNNTNLWDVAFNRHSNKIGFVGDGKGLNVYYCLGGMGLMLV; encoded by the coding sequence atggaaataaACGAAAACTTAAGCGATACAACCTATAATCAGAAATGCTGGTGTTGCGCCTGGGGTCTACTTAAACCGGAGCATAACAAATCCGCTGTTGAAAAAGGCGAAAGATCCCCGTCGACTGGCAGGCAAAAGGCCAAAGAATTCATTATTACCGGCGGCGTCGAACCGCAAGTGAGAATTGTGCATTTATCGCCCACAGAGGATCATGTGTTCCCCTATGAATACACTTTGCCCTTGCCTGGCATGGGTGTTCATTGTGTGGCCGTCAGTCCGGACAGCAGTTGCATTGCTGCCATCGCTGTGGATGGCAATCTAATGTTGATGGATATCAACACTGGCATACGTTTGCCCAGTGTCAGTCACCGTTTGGTCAGCAATTTCTGGTCCACGGCTTTTGGGGCTGAGAGCAATGAGGCTGTCTACGCTGGTTCCGGCAATGGACGTATCTTTAAGTATGACACCGCGAAGGGGAAATTGTTGCACAGCTACGACACGGAACGTTGTGAGAATATCCTTGGTTTGGCCATCAGCGGAGATGAACGTTTGTTGGGTGCCACCGATTATGCCGGTAGATTCTCGTTGATCGATGGTGCCACTGGTCAGATATTGCGGCGTCGCAATTTTAAGCATCCTCTACGTAAATTGGTCTTTCAACCGAATATGAAACGTGCTTTGGCCGCCTGCGATGACAAGACCGTAAAGCTCATTGATTTGCCCAGTGGGATGATGTTCCATGATCTGAAGGGACACGATTCGTCTGTGATGTCGGTGGACACCTCGCCGGATGGTCGACTTATTGCAAGTGGTGCCTGCGATGGCACCATCAAGTTGTGGGACACTCGCAACACCAAGAACACGCTGTCATTTCTGTCGGGTAATAACACGAATCTGTGGGATGTGGCCTTCAATAGGCACAGCAACAAGATCGGGTTTGTGGGCGACGGCAAGGGACTGAATGTCTACTATTGCCTCGGTGGAATGGGATTGATGTTAGTGTGA